The Desulfobacterales bacterium DNA segment CCGGGCAGTTCGGACAGGGTTCGGCCCGATGTTTGTAGACCTCATGGCAAAAAGCACCTTGTTCAACATCAAAATCTTCTTTGAAACGTCGATTGGCTGCCGTCAGCCGAAATTGGCGATCCTGCACCGAGATGTAACAGGGCACTTCATCAAAAAGTTGCTGATAGCGCTGACGGCTGCGATCCAATTCTTCCTGCAGGCGTTTAACTTCCGTTATATCGGCCGATATCTCCACAACCAGCTCGACGTCACCGTCCTGATTGCGAATCGGTGCGGTGTTGACCATCACCGGCGCTTTTTCACCGCCCACGGTTTTGACAACGGCCCGGGTCCGCAGCCCTTTGCCGCTGGTATACGTCTGGCCGGCCGGGCAATTTTCGCGGGTGCCCGTTTTTCCTGAATAGATCTCCCAGCTTTTACAGCCGACCTTATCTCCCAGGCGGTCTCGATATAAAGGATTGACCGCGACCACCTTCAGCGCCGGGCTGTGAATGGAGACAAAGCAGGGCATTTCGTTAAAATAGGTCAGACCGCCTTCCAGATCCACGGCCATATCGCGCATGGCAGAAGACAGCCCTTCGACGGCCTGCCCGACGGCAACCTGCCGTTCGATTTCAACCAGTTTAGCGGATTTTTCGCGTACCAGCGATTCAAGATTTTCAGTATATTCCCGCAACTGCTGCCGCATGCGGATTTTTTCAAGTGCCCGGTTTAAGGCAATTTCGAGCACATCATCGTTAATCGGTTTGGTGACAAAATCGATGGCTTGATACTTGAGGCTTTTAATGGCCAGATCCATGTCTCCGTGGCCGGTGATCATAATCACTTCAGTGTCGGGACTTTCCTGCTTGAGGGTGCGCAACAGCTCGATGCCATCCATGCCAGGCATTTTAATGTCGGTGAGCACAATCGGCGGTGCTTCGCGGCGGAAGATATCAAGGGCTTCTTCTCCGTCCTGGGCGGTAAAAACCGTATAACCGCTGTCGGTTAGAGCGATACTGAGGACCTTGCGGATGCCTTCTTCGTCATCGACGATTAATAGTTTCTTATTCATTTCGCTCACGTTACCAGGTTGGCCATTTGAAACGGGACTTAGCCGATCGTATTTTTAACGATTCCGACCAATTTTTCCGGGTCAAAGGGCTTCTTCACAAATGCAACGGCGTCCTTAACCGCATGATCGCCATCGATTCCGCTGACCACAATCACCGGCGTGTTCTTCAGTTCCTTGTTTTTGCGAAGCTTGCGGTAAAAGCGGGGGCCCCATTCGCCGGGCATTTGCAAATCCAGACAGATCAGGTCCGGCTTTTCGGTTTTGACCACCTCCAGCCCTTCCATGCTGCTGGAAGCACTGCAGGTGGCATAACCGTTATCGCTAAACACCGCCTTTAAATATCTGACGACAGCCGGGTCATCGTCAATGATTAAAATTTTCTTCGGCATAGCCTTCTCCTTCGACAGATTTGAGCAAATACTGCTCAAATCTGAGTTAATTGTTACTGGTTATTTGTTATCAGAATTGGATCGTGCCTTTCGATTTTCTTTCAGATAATTCACCAATAACGAATAACCTATAACTAATTGCGAATATGGCATGAACCGCACATCACTGGTCCCTTTTTTTGTTCAAGGTGACAGCCTTTGCAATTTGTATGAAATGCCTTGCGCAAACCGGGCATATCGCCTGAGCCCTTCTCATCATGGCATTCGGAACAGCTTTGATCTTCCGAGGACTCATCTTCCAATTTTTGGCCGTCTTCATAAACATGATGGCATTCGCTGCAATCCTCCAGAGCCGCTTTTTCGTTGTGGTCATCATGCCGAAAAACTGCCGGAGGTCGTTGTCTTTTTGAGAAACCCTCATCTTCGACCACTTCCATATCTTCCTGTGAAAATGCCGGCATCAGAAATACGCCAACAAAGAGGAGTGCCATTACTAAAAGTACGCCTTTTTTCATTATACTAACTCCTTCCAACTTGCAGGTTCACAGGTTCTGCGTTCAGGGTTCTGGGTTAACAATCCTGAGCCTCAGAACCTTTGAACCCTGAACCTCTGAACCCTGAACCTTATGACGGTTTCTCCATCACATCATATAAAATATCACTGATAAACTTTATCTCATAGCCGAGCCCATAATGATGATTGATATCCTCGAGGCCGCTGTGGCAGTTGTGACAGGGCGCTATCAATATTTTGGCGCCTCTGGACTTGGCTGCAAATAGCTGCTCGGCTTTGATGCGATTGCCGTCCATGCGTGTCATCTTGTATGGCGGCCCGCAATTGATGACCCCACCACCGGCACAGCAGCAGTAATTGTGTTCCCGGTTGGGATGCATTTCGATCAGCTCTTCGCAAATGGCATTGACGACATAACGGGCCTTATCTGCCAGACCGCCGCCTCGAATCACGTTACACGGATCATGCAGGGTTACAGGCTCTTGAAATTTTTTAGCAATGGTTATTTTTTGGTCTTTGATCAATTCATAGTAAAAATCGATGGCATGAACGATGGGTATGGGCGGCATGCGCCAACCCAGCCAGCGATTGCCCATATCGTAGACCGAACGAAAGGCATGGCCGCATTCGCCCATCACAATCCGGTTAACGCGCAAACGGGCGGCAGTTTCAAAATGGGCCCGCTTCACCCGCCCCATGATCTCATTGTCACCGGTATACATAGCCATATCGCTGTTATCCCAGCCCGGTGTAGCCGGCATGGTCCAGTCTACCCCGGCCACATCCATGATGACCGCCGCCTGGTAAAGCAGCTGCGCCTGAAATTTGGGCTCAGGCCCGATGACCGAATACATAATATCAGCCCCCTCTTTTTCCAATGGAATCCGTAAGGTAGGAATTTCGGCCTGGGCTTCTTCCTCCTGCCACTGCAGTGTATCAATCCATTCATCATCTTTTACCCACATCTGATTCATCGTAGCGGCATGGCTGTGGGCGGTGTCTTGAATATAGAGCGGTGTCACGCCGAGCAGGTGGCAGATGCGTCTGACGGTCAACATCATGTAGGCGATGTCGATGCCAAACGGGCAATACATGGCGCAGCGTTTACAGGCATTGCATTGGGTTGAGGCAATCTCAGATGCGCGTTTGATAAATTCAGCGCTGACCTGCCCTCTGGTCTTAAGCATTTCCCACAGGGTTTGCTTTACTTTTCCGACTGGCGAAAATTGTGGATCTTTGTCATGTGAAAGGTAATAGTGGCAGGCTTCAGAGCACAGGCCACAGTGGACACAGGTTTCCACATAGGCCTTGAGGCGTGCGCCGGATTCCCCTTTTAAAACGCGGTTGATGACTTTTTCTATCCGCTCCTCAGTCAGATTCTGGACACCAACCTCCAGTCCTTCATCGACGATCTTCTTTTCTTCTGTTATCGCTGCTTCAGCCATGAGCATTGTCCTCTCAATCTGGTTCTATAGTATTTGTTTTTACCACAGAGATCGCAGAGCAAAGGTTTAAATCGTTTGTGAGCCTTAATTTTTTTCTCTGTATGCTCCGTAAGCCCTGTGGGCAAGCTTTTACATTATGCAACCTACCAATCTCTAGCGTGCCTTATGGCGCCAAATTCCGACCCCATATACGCCCGGGTCAACGGTGCAAACAGCATATGGCTCAAACGCGTAAACGGAATGGCCACCAGCATGATTTCGCCTGAAAGAATGTGCAGAATCAGAAGTGTTTCATACCCGAACCACTGATAATAGACCAAAATACCGGTAACAAACGGTGCGGCCACA contains these protein-coding regions:
- a CDS encoding response regulator, whose product is MPKKILIIDDDPAVVRYLKAVFSDNGYATCSASSSMEGLEVVKTEKPDLICLDLQMPGEWGPRFYRKLRKNKELKNTPVIVVSGIDGDHAVKDAVAFVKKPFDPEKLVGIVKNTIG
- a CDS encoding cytochrome c3 family protein, which codes for MKKGVLLVMALLFVGVFLMPAFSQEDMEVVEDEGFSKRQRPPAVFRHDDHNEKAALEDCSECHHVYEDGQKLEDESSEDQSCSECHDEKGSGDMPGLRKAFHTNCKGCHLEQKKGPVMCGSCHIRN
- a CDS encoding (Fe-S)-binding protein; this translates as MAEAAITEEKKIVDEGLEVGVQNLTEERIEKVINRVLKGESGARLKAYVETCVHCGLCSEACHYYLSHDKDPQFSPVGKVKQTLWEMLKTRGQVSAEFIKRASEIASTQCNACKRCAMYCPFGIDIAYMMLTVRRICHLLGVTPLYIQDTAHSHAATMNQMWVKDDEWIDTLQWQEEEAQAEIPTLRIPLEKEGADIMYSVIGPEPKFQAQLLYQAAVIMDVAGVDWTMPATPGWDNSDMAMYTGDNEIMGRVKRAHFETAARLRVNRIVMGECGHAFRSVYDMGNRWLGWRMPPIPIVHAIDFYYELIKDQKITIAKKFQEPVTLHDPCNVIRGGGLADKARYVVNAICEELIEMHPNREHNYCCCAGGGVINCGPPYKMTRMDGNRIKAEQLFAAKSRGAKILIAPCHNCHSGLEDINHHYGLGYEIKFISDILYDVMEKPS
- a CDS encoding response regulator; the encoded protein is MNKKLLIVDDEEGIRKVLSIALTDSGYTVFTAQDGEEALDIFRREAPPIVLTDIKMPGMDGIELLRTLKQESPDTEVIMITGHGDMDLAIKSLKYQAIDFVTKPINDDVLEIALNRALEKIRMRQQLREYTENLESLVREKSAKLVEIERQVAVGQAVEGLSSAMRDMAVDLEGGLTYFNEMPCFVSIHSPALKVVAVNPLYRDRLGDKVGCKSWEIYSGKTGTRENCPAGQTYTSGKGLRTRAVVKTVGGEKAPVMVNTAPIRNQDGDVELVVEISADITEVKRLQEELDRSRQRYQQLFDEVPCYISVQDRQFRLTAANRRFKEDFDVEQGAFCHEVYKHRAEPCPNCPVVKTFEDGRSHQSEMVVTAKSGERYNVLIWTAPLCNANGEVTHVMEMSTNITQIRKLQDHLSSLGLKISSISHGIKGLLTGLDGGIYLVDSGFAKDKPERVQAGWADVKTVVDRIRKLVHNILFFAKERELKRSPIDGLNFAEDVAATVEAKIRAKGFDFIRDFDETVGTLNIDAGVVRLALINILENALDACLEDQADKKHRIVFRVQQNARQVIFEIQDNGIGMNQETYENLFTLFFSSKGNQGTGLGLFIADKVIDQHGGKINVESKPGHGSAFKVSIPRMAETSAKPKERNE